Within Tenebrio molitor chromosome 3, icTenMoli1.1, whole genome shotgun sequence, the genomic segment AACAAGTATGCAGCTGATGGAACCTTAGACCGACGTAAGGCGAGAGTAGTGGCAAAGGGATTTACTCAGAGACCCGGGATTGACTTCCATGACACGTTTGCGCCAGTTGCTCGTTTAAGCTCATTGAGATTGTTGGTGGCCCTAGCAGCTAgatacaatttgaaaatatcgCAGCTAGATGTAACAAGCGCATATTTAAACGGCAAAATCGACACGGAAGTTTTTATGGAAAAACCCGCATTGCTCCAAGAAATGCTCCAACGAATCATCAATGAAGAAGATGATCATACACTTGTGAAAAAAGCTAGAGTTATGTTGAGAGATCTTCAaggtgaaaataaaatctgcAGACTTCGTAAGGCTCTGTACGGGTTGCGACAGGCGGGTCGACAATGGAACTACGAAATAGATAAAACGATGAAAAGAGCAGGACTTGTTCCAACAAATGCAGATCCGTGCGTGTACGTTGACAAAAATACGAGAACATTTGTTTTGATCTATGTGGACGATATATTAATTATCTCCGGAAATCAGGAAAGAGAAAGGCAAATCAAAGACGTTCTTTCCAAAGCTTTTCGTATCAAAGATTTTGGTTTAGCAAAGTACTGTTTAGGCATTCAAATAgagcaaaatgaaaatgaaatatgcCTGTCTCAAGCAGGATATATCCGGGAAATCTTGAAGAGATATCGTATGGAAGATTGTAAGCCCGTTTTGACACCGCTTGCAGTTGGATCTAAACTTTCTGAACTTCATTCTGAAGATGACAACGAAGACACAAATTTTCCTTTTAGAGAGCTAATAGGAGCGCTTATGTATGTTGCAGTGGGGACTCGTCCAGATGTATCACATGCTGTGAGCGTCCTAAGTCAATTCAGCAATTGTTACCGCAAGAAACATTGCACAGCGGCTAAGAGAGTTCTTAGATATCTGAAAGGAACCATCGACAAGAAACTCATCTACAGGAAGAATCAGGATAATTTAACCTGCTACGTAGACGCAGACTGGGCGAACTGCGAGATTGACAGAAGATCTTACACGGGATCAACTTTCATACTCTCCGGCGCTGCTTTCTCCTGGGAATCCAGAAAGCAAAGAACCGTCGCATTATCGTCTACCGAAGCCGAATATATGGCACTCAGTGATGCATCCAAGGAAGCAGTTTTTCTAATTGGTTACCTCAAGGAATTGGGATTTCAATCACTAGCCAATGTTGTGGTTTTTAACGATAATCAAGGTGCTGGAAAATTAACCGAAAATTCCGTCTATCATGCAAGATCGAAACATATTGATGTTAGATACCATTTTATTCGGGACGCAGTGAAGAAACATCCCATCAAGATCCTGTACCTACCGACCGAGAAAATGATAGCAGATGTACTAACGAAAGCCTTACCCAAAGAAAATCATGACAGATGTATTCTTGGATTGGGACTTCAATCCGACAACACCTCAGCTGTAACTTGAGGGGGGGTGTTAGAGTTTGGCAATTTTACCCTTTGGTGTTGCCATGTGTTGTATTACATAGTAGGCatataataacaaaacaattgtACTTTTGAGTTGTCATAATAAAAAGAATTTCGTGTTCGCTGATCCTGTATTGCTGATTCATTGAAACTCTCAcatatacaataactcaccgcaatttcgttcgaatcggcgacaaacatttttttcgaaaaaaccatgaccccctaccttctatcaaatttgcacccggaaaaaacatttaaacgtccgtagctcccttattaaacataatttgataatgaattatacaccgctggattcctcttttcaatgcgcttcttctgagtcgaaaaaattttacctcacttttttcgtttaagagaaattcacaaaaaaacaaaaaagtcatatttttgcgtatttttggctcccacaccaacaaatggggtctatggccggaactttccctttgcctgacttcaactcatcctatacaataactcaccgcaatttcgttcgaatcggcgacaaacatttttttcgaaaaaaccatgaccccctaccttctatcaaatttgcacccggaaaaaacatttaaacgtccgtagctcccttattaaacataatatgataatgaattatacaccgctggattcctcttttcaatgcgcttcttctgagtcgaaaaaattttacctcacttttttcgtttaagagaaattcacaaaaaaacaaaaaagtcatatttttgcctatttttggctcccacaccaacaaatggggtctatggccggaactttccctttgCCTGACTtaaactcatcctatacaataactcaccgcaatttcgttcgaatcggcgacaaacatttttttcgaaaaaaccatgacccctaccttctatcaaatttgcacccggaaaaaacatttaaacgtccgtagctcccttattaaacataatatgataatgaattatacaccgctggattcctcttttcaatgcgcttcttctgagtcgaaaaaattttacctcacttttttcgtttaagagaaattcacaaaaaaacaaaaaagtcatatttttgcctatttttggctcccacaccaacaaatggggtctatggccggaactttccctttgcctgacttcaactcatcctatacaataactcaccgcaatttcgttcgaatcggcgacaaacatttttttcgaaaaaaccatgaccccctaccttctatcaaatttgcactcggaaaaaacatttaaactgCCGTAGCTCCCTtcttaaacataatatgataatgaattatacaccgctggattcctcttttcaatgcgcttcttctgagtccaaAAAAGTTTACCTTGCTTtgttcgtttaagagaaattcacaaaaaactcatatttttgcctatttttggctcccacaccaacaaatggggtctatggccggaacGTTCCCtttgcctgacttcaactcatcctatacattaactcaccgcaatttcgttggaatcggcgacaaaaaaaattacctggtaTGGGTGAATTTGCAATCGCATGTCTTCTTTGGAATCCCCGGTAAGACCAACTGTTTCCATGTCGCCATCATTGTCTAGTTTATTGCGGTATTGTCAGAGGTCTCAGAATTTACCATCGGTTAAAGTCACAGATATACTAGTGACTTTACCATCGGTAATAGTAAAGGGTCGTTCGATGCCCATTTTTGCAGATTAAATTGTCCCGTGCTTTAAAATTTCTGCTTTTCGTGCTTCACATTTTGACTCGATGGgggcaatttatttttatgaacgATTTCCTCCAATACCGAGAAATTGGTTACCTGGGTTTCTAAAGAAGTCGATGCAACCGCACTTAAATGACAcgatgtttttgaaaattcactGTTTTGATTTGTTTCCTCTTTGTTAGAATCGATCCGCCAAGTTCCATCAATATGTAGATCTGAACGCTTAGATATGTGATTAATAGCCGTTATTACTTTAAAGTAtgtatttgcaaaatttaccgACTCGACATCTGGACTTTCGTCATtcggatttaaaatattaatttgcaACTGGACCTCATCAAATTCCCGAAAAGTTACTTCTAAAGCAGCTTTGAGAGTTTTTAATTGTTCAATGTCTTGATTGTCGCCAAAACCTGCTACGAAGGTTTCGCCTCGAGGTAGTTTTCCCTTGATCTGATCGCGTTCTGCTTTAAGAGCTGCTAGTTCAGTCATTTTAGATCAATCAAACTTTTCTAAACACTAGACCAATGTTTAGGTGTTTTGTTTGATTATTGTggacaaaattatttattgaaaaccaTTTTGTTTTGTCAAAAGAATTATTCGATGccaaattgtaatttattactCTAAGAGGACTCCAAATGAATACAAAGTCTTTATTCATTGAGGTAGGACATTTGACGTACGGTCGATGGATAAATAAatctgggacacttaaaatttaatctatgtaaatcaggctattgaattgtcaatatacagggtcattataaattattgtcccatcgcagttgacgttgaaaacccacacaaattttggatgtgccggcAGCCTCGCACCGTTAGACAAattagtagacagatttccaccaCCGCCAGTAGCGCCACCTACCGGCGTTACTAGtttcactcatgttatgatgCTTCCGGCACATTCGATTACGTCACCAAGGCCTACTACGATGGGACAGTAATTTATGATGACCTGTATTTGTCAATGTCTATATGTATAGGTAATatgtcagttttatttgtcaatcgactgtacatatacgaaaaaatgaaaatattagtAAAAAAAACCTATCGCCGTTTATTTCACATAATTTTTACAAGGCTTTTTCAACTCACACAAATAATAATACCCACTGTAACCAgacttgttaaaaaatataatttcaaatatGGTTATCTATTCAATCTTTCTGTCGGACACCTGTTTCTTACTCATGTAATTCTTTTTGTAAAACgctgaaaaaaaataagtcaTCAGAAATGTGTTACAGAGGTAAAACATCAACCAGCCCTTTGAATAGTTGCAGTTTGCATTAAAAAGATGAATTGTAAACATTGTATCATAGAATAGTTGTTGAACCTTCAACCAAAAATATTAgacaattttttctaataacatttttgttcttACAATTTGTATTTGTGTTAAGTATTTTTTCCACCAAATAGCCTTAGCAGAATTCCATGAGGACATTAAGTAGTAGCCGTACATAAGTGCGTGTACAAGGGTGTTATAAAAGAAGATAAAACCAGTTGCACCTCCTGGGAAATATTTTGCAGTTGCCCATGTCGTCGCAGCCATTCCTACATGATGGTGAACATGCATGTACGTGATCTGTTGTGGTTTCTTCCGCAGGACAAAAAAGATCTAAAACACCACTACTTTCGTAAATGAATTTGATAAATCGAAATTGACCCACCGTGTCCAAAAGatccaaaaatttcaaaacgcCGTAGTAGTAATGGATTTTCCTAACCGAAATGTCCAAAGGAGTGTTTGAATTATTTGGGGGACTGCAGTACAAACTAAAGTTTTGGATAACTTTGGCCGCCTTAAACAAACGACTGAACTGCAATCGATCACCCCAACCAAGCAACTCACCATTACGAACACCACCAAGTTGAAGAGAATCTGAGTGATATTGTAGATTGTCATGATCTTTCTTAAGTCAAAAGCTTGTCGGTTCTTCATCAGTTTCGGTCCTAAACTGAAGACAAATACGAAGTACAGTGCCACAATTGCAGCCGGTTGCGCAGGATGCTGCATTAGTGGATAATCATGTATGTCGTCACCTGTATTTTGATAGAACCGTAAAACAATTGGTTTCCGGAGAGAAATACGCACCGTAATTAAGGGATGATAATGCAGGatctaaaaacaaagttacatTTTTGAGGCCCATGTCGCAGACTTAAGTGTCatttgaatttcaaaaaataaactcGTTTGCGAAGCGGTTGCTAATCGGACACTAAAAAACAAGGTGATACAGGTGTAATGTTCTAGCAAATTACGCCGCAACCAACTTTCTGAGTTGGCacgtaaaataaatatgtacctacataatttatttttatggttCATCGTTaaatccaaaaatgttttcgtttTTCTCCCAAAATCGGACACCTCTATATAACGGACAATATTTCAATCTCCGTGGGTGTCCGTTATAGGGAAGTTGCACTGTATATGCAAATTGAATTGAACAAGAGAATCCTCCAGGACTTGTCAACAGACTCACAGAGTGGCagagcttccaaatctttctGGGAGAAAATATCAATCTGTTAGCTCCACTAAAAACCTAAGAGAAATAAGAGGACTTAGACTAGGTTGAATAACGCCACCCAACAATGAAAAAGAGAAATTCGAATTATTCCTTGTGGAACTGGCTGTTGGGAAGAAAATTTACTCTGTCGATATCCAACTTATGTAAAAACAGATCCTGAAACCTGTATCGACGTACGGAATTCAGTTATGCCGGTGTGTCGGTGAAAGCAACATCCAAATCATCCAGAGATTccagaataaaatactaaGGAACATCATAGACGCACATGTGATTTTTTGAATCTTATTATGGTTTTTCacataaaacaaatttacGTAAGTAGAGCAGAGcatacattatattttttaaaaacaattatttttggtttttattattttttaaaagcaattttGCTGTCTTAagcacttcaaaaaataaataattcaagaatttaattttttaaccttgtaaaaaatataatgaaacGTCAAAGGTTTGCGATAATAATAGTTTACTGCCTGctgtttatttacatttatttacaggaaatattgaaaatgagATCACCTAAACTAAACGTAAGTGCTGGGccgtcaaaataatttttcttaataatggaaatttgtaatgaaggTCACAGACAAAACACAGTTGAAGAGGGAGACTCAACAGATACGtgaaatttgttataaatattaatcaaatatatttgtatttattataaataaataaattgttgtatATACCTACTTTCCCAAGAGCGTTACGTGTTTgggatgttttaatttttttctataaacgAAACAcagaaattacaaaaaaattacttattgTTTTCCGTTTCTttaaaaccgtatcccaggtattactcatctTTTACAACTCGATTAATGACAATCCTATgcttaattattaaaaacacggtCAAGGTACATCATCGGGCGCTTAGAAACTGGTGGTAACAAACTCTCGGTCGCgaggactcagaagaataataaTCTGAATCGTCTAAGATCAAGCAAGGTTTATAGATACTCGTGTTTCCCGACAAATAACGAGTGATAGAACCGTGCCGGTGGTTTCACGAAACATCCCAGAGCCGCATCTAGCATTGCTTAGGTCCGCCTTCGCCAACCCACCGTTTACCGAGAAGCCACGAGGTCTAGAAACACCGCGGGGCTTCACGTTAACATCCCAGAGCCGCATCGAGCCAGGCTTAGGTCCGCCCCCGCTAACTAACCGTTGAGCCCACGTTACTTTACTGGCTAACCCCACAACTTCCTGAATGTCACCTAGCTCCCATAGAACAGGACAGGGCGTAGGGTGGAACCATTAATAATGTAATGGTCCAACAAATCATGTATATTTGCCTCAAAAAAGATGGTCGCTGCTTGCTTTGCTTGCTTCAAAACGATCCACCTCCCACTCCTCTATCCACCATCCTGTGTACCATAGAGACCAGTGGGTAACTTATCagtgcattaaaatttgtcgACCTTCTTGGAAACGATACGCGTCTGGGACAAACCCTAGCTCAAggacaacaaaataaatgtccaGGGGAAAAAAAAGATTGCAATAAATCACTCGTTTAATAATTTGGGaagtccagttaaaatcaggggataattgaattcATGAATTTGATGTTGGCAGATTTCAAATTGGGAGAACCATCGGTCGAGAATTTCAAATTAGAAACAAAGTGCTTTacgtagaaaataactaaaatcATTTGCACTcgtagttagaaaagtaacaaaacaaAGTAGAAACGCAGTTGGTAGAAAACCACAGAAAATGGGGTAACCGTAACGTTATTTAGTTCGTAGAAACCAGATCTGTGAGTGTGAGGGAGCGAATGAAGATTACTGATTAATTAGAACGGTTTAGGGGAATCCAAACCAAtgcggaacaatttttagaagtggCAGATCAACAGAATTAAGGTGCATGGCATGGCAAGGGTTAAACTTTTAGCACATACTTAAGAGCGTTTTAAGCTCAATTaaagtttcattttatttctgtttgtttcttgaaGCTGATgactattttattattgtatagagttcGCAATTTAGTGTCCTTCAGTGTTGTAatccaacaacaaattatgtactgttgtattcaaaaaaatcgccTACACCTATTTGCCTGCGTAATTTTGTTATTCTGCCGTCTATTGAAGTCATaacttaatttattcaaaactacgAATACCAAAAGATTCTGAACAAGAAAAGTGGGAATTTAGTGGTCTATGCCCCGTCTATGCGCCGGCGCCACGACCAAATATTAATgtaatattcaaataaaattatctaaaaattaaaacacaaccTTCTTCTAacttttgtcaaaatgacagaaaatagtagtttatttaacgagtgggtaatttgggctttttttggcatgagtgggccagtttaaaactcgagtgaaacgagagttttaaaggtccatgagtgccaaaaaaagcccaaattacacaagaacgagttgaatacaaggttttttgttcgacgagccccccaaaggctccaaatcgctgaaaatctttaaaattagcttgacgtttcgttttgacaagttgtcaaatttatcaaaatccgttcacacaggagaaaattctcaaatactgacagcgtcgaacaaaaaagtccgtttttaaacgatgcaaaaacatataataataattgcccACTTGATTTGAATGGTGTAcgcgattttttttgaatacaaGTGTACATTCGGTccggtcctaacaaaagtctaaatttaaacatttaaatttgggcgaaaacaaaaagttctagagatatGCAAAAGTTATCGCGATTGGCTAAAGTAACAAGTAACAGCTTACAGAGCTTTTGCCTGCGCATCCATTTCCCAAGTATCAAGCTACGTTTTGTGACTTGTACTTGGGAAATGGATGCGCAGTGAAATTATGGGAAGCAGTGGGGAGAGACCCACTGTAAAAGAAGCCGTCGGAGGATTTTCGGTCTTTCTTGCAAGTCGGATTTCTCATTCTATCCTGCGCATCTCAAGTATCAAGCTACGTGTTGCGACTTGTGTGTTCAATTGCTTCGAAGAAGTTGCTAGTGCGTGGGGTCCCTTAAAGTCCAAGAAACGCAACATATTTTCGTCAGTCTTTTGAAAAGAAACCGGGGTGCTTGTGTTGTTTCTTTGTGAGTACGACATGCGCTTTTCAACGCCCGCCTGTGGTCGCTAGttccattttgattatttgtttatttgtaatttcatCTGAAAAATGCACAGTTTTTTCTATtgataaattatgaaattattgCGACATTGCCACCAAGCTAGAGTGATTTTTCAACTTTGAGTAAGTCAGAAAGTAACAAGGATTGttattaatgttatttttgatgacaataattgaaaaactaTTCGTCTAAGaccaaattcaaattagaaTCGAGtgacataaatattatgcaccatttttaatacaccctgtatagtggtataaaagacttgatcaaataaAGCAAGGTGATATGTTTTTCTTATAGTACTGATTTACTTGTTAATAAACTAGAAAACTTTTAATTGTCGCGGGTTCCTGGTTCTGCATTGCTTAGCAAAGTTCAGGGGTTTCCCAGAGATCCCTTTTGAGACCTTTGTTGTTTGTAGCATGTATATGTGATTTATGTGAATGATCCATCCATATTACATTACGATACAAAAAGGTTGTATTGAGGACtcttttggttgtaaagaacaacttaACATTGAATTCGTTATATAATGAAGCAGGCaagaacaaacaaaattaatattttcactatgtacagtcgatggacaaataaaactgggacaaaaatgtcAATCACGTaagacaaaatttacaaatttgcatcgtttaattaaagCTTTATCataaataggttaactttggtatgacatattatatagacatatattatattgacaattcaatggtctaatttacataaattaaattttaagtgtcccagttttatttcttCACCGACCGTACGTTTGTATACTATAAAAAGGCATACGCTTCAGTGTAACATTCCtggcttaaatttttaattttaatgcaatggtatcaagcatacaaaataataattttaaaacgtcagtttcagtttgtctaataatgaaacttatttatcaatttctctgCGTAGTCGtggaaaaagtatagtattctatTCGCGCATAATGGCTGTTACTCATTGTTATCATTATCCGttcattgaataatatactattcagAAATGAGTAGATACCAATTGAAAattgatctttttattttttaatgcatCCAAGACTGCTTTTAGTCACATATTCAGTATTATTGTATGCATAGTAGTTTCACAAAACCTTTGATTGCCTTAACAAACTATCCGTACAAAAAATAGCGAATTAGtgtaattttctaattatttagATATGCCGAGAATGTGTTTGAATCACCCTGACAGTTTTTGTTACGTGTGCGGGGAATTGACTTTCCAAAAGCCGCATCGAAAATGAATGACTTTGGTATCCCTGTGCGTCATCAGGACAAATTTAGGGCACCTCATATGTGCTGTTTGAAATGCGTTAGTCTTTTTTCGAGATGGCCAAAGGGatatagtttgtctaacgtcgcgaggctggcggcacatccaaaatttgtgtggccaactgcgatgggacaatcatttataatgaccctgtatttatgAGTTATTTTCCAtccaattcaaaaaaaaatcctacaATACCCATTTGTAGACTGAATTTTTACATTGACCTTATATTTTGAATCAAGATACTTACTTAGTGATGATTCTCTGTTAGTCGTTCGTTAAAAATTGTCTGCttttggttttaaatttttggtgagtttttcaaaattattttgttgacAGGCTTATTTAAACTCCTTTGTGCGAAAACAAGGAACACGCCATGACCGATTTAGTAAAAGTCGGTCCTCCAGATAATCATAGACTTCCCAACAAATCTCTGGGAATCATATTTTTCAACGAAATGAAGAAGTGGGACTCCAGTCGCATTGCTATAGTAAGAATTTTCAGAAACtttctaaataatttcaacgtcTTGATTCAAGATTGACTGCACAGGTGAAGAAGTGAATTACGGAAGAATCCTAGAGTTGTCTGTTAAACTGGCGTCACAATTAAAAGAAGCAGGAATAAAGAAGGGCGATGTTATTTCGATATTGTCCCAGAACAATTGGAAATATCAGTTAACAATCATTTCGGGATTTTACATTGGAGCTAAAGTGAATCTTCTCAATCCAGACTACACGCCAGGTGTGGACCAACTAAAGTAAAACTCTTGTCAAAATTAATCTTTTAGGAGAACTGAAACACTTCTTTTCAATTTGTCGACCAGTTGTGGTCTTCTGCACAGTAAAGGTGTtagaaaatcttttaaaactaAAGGACGGAGATTATTTTCCCGCTAGAATAATACTTTACGACTCTGAAGCTTCAGCAGACTTGGAAAATTTTGACGAATTTGTCGAAGCAGGAAGCTTTGATAATCGCTTTAATCCCACTGAGGTCGACCCCCAAGAAGATGTCGCTCTTCTTTTGACATCTTCGGGCACGTCAGGCATGCCAAAACTGATCCAACTAACTCACGCCAACTTCAGAATCACAATGGTCCATGCTGGAGAGCCAAATTGGTTTGATTTCACCGAAGAGGAAACGATTATGGCGTATGTGCCATTTTTCCGCATTTTGGGATGCGGAACCGGTCTTGGAACGATTTTGTACGGAGCAAAACTAGtgattttagaaaaatttgttCCAGATCGCTTCTTGAATCTGATCCAAGAGTACAAAATCACGAAGCTATTTGCTGTCTCTACCAATCTTTTGTTCTTGGTGAAGAGTCCTCTGGGGCAAAAATACGATTTGTCTTCTGTCAAGGATGTGTTCTGCGGATCAATTCCATTGACCAGAGACTTGGAAGAAGAAGTGAAGACACTGTTGAGAATCAAGTCTGTGCAACAGATGTATGGTTTAACTGAAATAAGTGGACTGGCCACTGCAActcctaaaaatgtaaaaagaaccGGATCGACGGGACAAGTTGTAACAGCTCAGCAGATTAAAGTGTGTGATCCTGAAAG encodes:
- the LOC138126548 gene encoding very long chain fatty acid elongase 7-like, with protein sequence MGLKNVTLFLDPALSSLNYGDDIHDYPLMQHPAQPAAIVALYFVFVFSLGPKLMKNRQAFDLRKIMTIYNITQILFNLVVFVMAAKVIQNFSLYCSPPNNSNTPLDISVRKIHYYYGVLKFLDLLDTIFFVLRKKPQQITYMHVHHHVGMAATTWATAKYFPGGATGFIFFYNTLVHALMYGYYLMSSWNSAKAIWWKKYLTQIQIVQQLFYDTMFTIHLFNANCNYSKGWLMFYLCNTFLMTYFFSAFYKKNYMSKKQVSDRKIE
- the LOC138126971 gene encoding luciferin 4-monooxygenase-like, which codes for MTDLVKVGPPDNHRLPNKSLGIIFFNEMKKWDSSRIAIIDCTGEEVNYGRILELSVKLASQLKEAGIKKGDVISILSQNNWKYQLTIISGFYIGAKVNLLNPDYTPGELKHFFSICRPVVVFCTVKVLENLLKLKDGDYFPARIILYDSEASADLENFDEFVEAGSFDNRFNPTEVDPQEDVALLLTSSGTSGMPKLIQLTHANFRITMVHAGEPNWFDFTEEETIMAYVPFFRILGCGTGLGTILYGAKLVILEKFVPDRFLNLIQEYKITKLFAVSTNLLFLVKSPLGQKYDLSSVKDVFCGSIPLTRDLEEEVKTLLRIKSVQQMYGLTEISGLATATPKNVKRTGSTGQVVTAQQIKVCDPESGKVLGANECGELRIKGAGVMKGYLGNDHLTVFDEEGYLKSGDLGYFDEEGFFYITYRLQDMIKYKGFQVPPAELEALLIQHPAVKDVGVVGIPDEKAGEVPLAFVVKQPNQSVSEEELVRYVAENISIQKHLYGGVRFVEQLPKSSAGKILRAKLKELL